A genome region from Triticum aestivum cultivar Chinese Spring chromosome 2B, IWGSC CS RefSeq v2.1, whole genome shotgun sequence includes the following:
- the LOC123042452 gene encoding uncharacterized protein has product MEFLKIAPLPSSAYAGSRRTSSSADAPGRAAHLRPVLRVGPAADTGPAGAHLACPRRLAVSAARTHSLSPLPALPRPIAWEYAAAARLPASAAYGGGLRAFAGFPERGLASLCRPVVAATPTGLLARVPVLLGPMAPEHSSAADARGGLRLPRGRLLIRCTQPAEGDVGVSVTEQEAPVAKLQKLVASLNWKIRLAAALGCMVLAGRVVIVVFENLELTVPKKLARAAAIGFLVLKTLHSTIKDTKEFSELVLYFIKLYMEDVKKKGT; this is encoded by the exons ATGGAGTTTCTAAAGATCGCCCCGCTGCCTTCCTCTGCCTATGCGGGCTCGCGCCGCACCTCCTCCTCAGCGGACGCCCCGGGGCGGGCGGCGCACCTACGGCCCGTTCTCCGCGTCGGACCGGCCGCGGACACCGGTCCTGCAGGAGCGCACCTGGCGTGTCCTCGCCGACTCGCGGTGTCCGCCGCGCGTACCCACTCCCTCTCGCCTCTGCCAGCTCTACCTCGCCCGATAGCGTGGGAGTACGCGGCGGCCGCGCGCCTCCCTGCTTCGGCCGCGTATGGCGGTGGCCTCCGCGCTTTCGCCGGCTTCCCCGAGCGTGGCCTCGCGTCTCTTTGCCGACCGGTGGTGGCCGCCACTCCTACCGGCTTGCTCGCGCGCGTGCCCGTGCTTCTTGGGCCGATGGCCCCGGAGCACTCCTCGGCGGCGGATGCGCGCGGCGGCTTGAGGCTTCCCCGG GGGCGATTGCTGATCAGGTGCACGCAGCCGGCGGAGGGCGATGTTGGTGTCAGTGTCACCGAGCAGGAGGCTCCTGTAGCAAAGTTACAGAAACTTGTAGCCAGCTTAAACTGGAAGATTCGCTTGGCTGCTGCTTTGGGGTGTATGGTGCTCGCTGGAAGAGTTGTCATCGTCGTCTTCGAGAATTTGGAGCTGACGGTGCCAAAGAAGCTGGCTAGGGCAGCTGCAATTGGCTTCCTCGTCCTGAAGACACTTCACAGTACGATCAAGGACACCAAGGAATTCTCAGAGCTGGTTCTCTATTTCATCAAGCTCTACATGGAGGATGTCAAGAAAAAAGGAACCTGA